The stretch of DNA GCCCGGTCGCCGCGCGCATCACCACATCTGGGGCCGAGCCTCGAGGCAGCCGTGCCACGATCTTTCCGCGGTGCATTACCAACAGCCGGTCGGCCATCCCCAGCACCTCCGGTAAATCCGAGGAGATCATCAGAATGCCCATTCCCTGACCCACCAGCCGGTCCATCCATTGATGGATCTCGGCCTTGGCCCCCACATCCACCCCCTGGGTGGGTTCGTCGAGGATGAGCACCCGAGGCTTGGTGGCCAACCACTTGCCCAGCACCACCTTTTGCTGGTTGCCCCCGGAGAGGCTGGCCACGGGCAACTCGGGGCGTGGGGGCCTGAGTTGCAGCGCCTGGATAAAGCGTTCGGCGATCGAGAGTTCTCTGGCTTCGTCGAGGAAGCCTCCCCGCTGGAGGTCTCGTAGCACCGCCAGGGTCATATTGGCCCGTACGCTCATGGCCAAGATGGCTCCCTGGCGGCTGCGGTCCTCCGGCAGAAGCGCCAACCCCCTGCGCACCGCCGCCCAGGGCCGCGGTGGCAGCGGCTCGCCCAAGAGCCGCACCGTGCCCGCGTCGTAGGGGTCAATGCCGAAGATAGCCCGCGCCACCTCGCTGCGCCCCGAGCCCACCAGCCCGGCCAGCCCCACGATCTCGCCCTCGTGCACCTCGAGGTCAACCCCCGCGAAGGCCCCGGCGCGGCTCAGACCTCGCACTTCCAGCAACACCTTCCCGGGCGGGCGGTGGGTTCTGGGGTAGAGGTTCTGCAGCTCCCGACCCACCAAGCGCTGGATGAGCCAGTCCTGGCTGATGCTGCTCACCTGCTCGCTGCCCACCCGCTCGCCGTCGCGCAGTACCGTGACTCGGTCCGCCACCCGGAAGACCTCCTCGAGCCGGTGCGAGATGTAGATGATCGCCACCCCCTTTTCGCGCAGCCCTTGGATGATCCCGAAAAGCCGCCCTACGTCGTCGGCGGTGAGGGCGGCGGTGGCCTCGTCCATCACCAGGATGCGGGCTTTTTGGACCAAGGCCTTGGCGATCTCTACCAGCTGGGCATAGGCCTTGCCCAAGTCGCCCAGCCGGGCGGTGAGCGGCAACTCCACCCCGAGCTGAGCGAAGACCTCTTGGGCCTGCCGTCGCATGGCCCCCCAGTCCAAGCGGCCCCAGCCCCGGCGCGGCTGGTGGCCGATAAAGAGGTTTTCCAGCACCGAGAGGTCGGGGTAGAGGCTGGTCTCCTGGTAGATGGTGGCGATGCCCAGGGCGCGGGCCTGGCGAGGGTCGGCGATCTCCACCTTCCGCCCCTCGAGGCGGATGGTGCCGGCATCCGGCGGATAGGCCCCGGAGAGGATCTTGATGAGGGTGCTCTTGCCCGCGCCGTTTTCTCCCACCAGGGCGTGTACCTCGCCCGGCCGCAGGTCAAAGTTCACGCCCTTGAGGGCCTGCACACCGCCGAAGCGCTTGTGAATCCCCTCCATCTCCAGCAAGGGCTCAGCCACCGGCCACCTCCCAAGCCGCCCCGCTGGCCTCGAGCTCGGCCCGCACCTCCTCAGGAGGACGGATATCGCTGATCAAGAGGTCCACCCCGGACAGCGGCACCACGGTGTGCAAGGCGGTGTGCCCGAACTTGGAGCCGTCCACCAAGGCGATTTTCTGCGCCGCCGCCTGGATCAGCAGGCGTTTTATGGCCACCTCGGCCATCTGCGAGTCGGTAAACCCGGCCCTGAGGGTGACCCCTTTGGCCGAGAAAAAGGTCTTGTCCACGTGAAGCCCCTGGAGGTTGGCCTCGGTCATGGGGCCCACCAGCGAGCGGGCCACCGGGCGGAAAAGGCCGCCTAGCACGAGGAGCTGGGTATTGCCGTCGGCCACGGCCTCGGCGACCAGCAGGCTGTTGGTGATCACGGTGATCTCGCGGCCTTTGAGCTCGCGGGCCAGGTAGACCGCAGTGGTGGAGGCATCCAAAGCCACCGTGTCGCCCTCGAACACCAGCTGCTTGGCCCTACGGGCGATGAGTTCCTTGGCGGCTTGGTGTTGGTACAGCCGCTGGGTGTAGCCCTGCTCGCGCCCCGACTGCTCGAGCAGCTGGGCTCCGCCAAACACCCGCTCCACTAGGCCCCTCGAGCCCAGCGCCGCCAGGTCGCGGCGGATGGTCATCTCGGAGACCCCCAATGCCTCCGCCAGATCCTTCACCGAGGCGAAGCGGCGCGTTTGCAGCAGCTGGTAGATCCGCTCCTGGCGCTCCCGAGGGAGCAGGTTGGGCGATGGGTGAGGCTCGGTCATAACCCCCCAAAAAACAAACAAAAATGAACGGTTTTGCTCACCAAGCATAACGCAAATTCACAAACTTGCGCAAGAGGGTGAGCTTGAGTGCACCGAGTACAGACTGGGCGAGTGCGGAGCGGCGCCCTGCTCGGGCTGGGCCTGGGGCACGCCGAGGGCTTTTCCCGGTTTTTATCTCGGGAAAGCGCCTTAAGATGTCCTATAGCCGATGCCCGCCCAGCCCCTGCCCATCCACGAAGCCCTGCCCGACCTCAAAAAGGCCCTGGCCCGCCACCCTACGGTGATCCTGCAAGCCCCGCCGGGAGCGGGAAAAAGCACGGTGTTGCCGCTCGAGCTGCTGAATGAACCCTGGCTGGGCGGGCGAAAGATTCTGATGCTCGAGCCCCGCCGCCTGGCGGCCCGTGCGGTGGCGGCCCGGCTGGCGGCCCTCTTGGGCGAGGAGGTGGGGCAGACGGTGGGCTACCGGGTGCGCTTCGAGAGCCGCGTGGGCCGCCAGACCCGGCTCGAGGTGCTTACCGAGGGCATCCTGACCCGCCGCC from Meiothermus sp. Pnk-1 encodes:
- a CDS encoding sugar ABC transporter ATP-binding protein produces the protein MAEPLLEMEGIHKRFGGVQALKGVNFDLRPGEVHALVGENGAGKSTLIKILSGAYPPDAGTIRLEGRKVEIADPRQARALGIATIYQETSLYPDLSVLENLFIGHQPRRGWGRLDWGAMRRQAQEVFAQLGVELPLTARLGDLGKAYAQLVEIAKALVQKARILVMDEATAALTADDVGRLFGIIQGLREKGVAIIYISHRLEEVFRVADRVTVLRDGERVGSEQVSSISQDWLIQRLVGRELQNLYPRTHRPPGKVLLEVRGLSRAGAFAGVDLEVHEGEIVGLAGLVGSGRSEVARAIFGIDPYDAGTVRLLGEPLPPRPWAAVRRGLALLPEDRSRQGAILAMSVRANMTLAVLRDLQRGGFLDEARELSIAERFIQALQLRPPRPELPVASLSGGNQQKVVLGKWLATKPRVLILDEPTQGVDVGAKAEIHQWMDRLVGQGMGILMISSDLPEVLGMADRLLVMHRGKIVARLPRGSAPDVVMRAATGLLEEAHVR
- a CDS encoding DeoR/GlpR family DNA-binding transcription regulator, encoding MTEPHPSPNLLPRERQERIYQLLQTRRFASVKDLAEALGVSEMTIRRDLAALGSRGLVERVFGGAQLLEQSGREQGYTQRLYQHQAAKELIARRAKQLVFEGDTVALDASTTAVYLARELKGREITVITNSLLVAEAVADGNTQLLVLGGLFRPVARSLVGPMTEANLQGLHVDKTFFSAKGVTLRAGFTDSQMAEVAIKRLLIQAAAQKIALVDGSKFGHTALHTVVPLSGVDLLISDIRPPEEVRAELEASGAAWEVAGG